Proteins encoded together in one Ipomoea triloba cultivar NCNSP0323 chromosome 4, ASM357664v1 window:
- the LOC116015256 gene encoding squamosa promoter-binding-like protein 8, with product MLDYEWGNQSAAVMFSDETGHESDQNRQYFDPYAAAQTAFNDNPAALVVGSNANFGTGHHQFHNAQAAAAQGNAHHHHHHMAAYYDPRAYGGASFGHAAAAAHAPLLSLEPSAPGGYMVVPKSEPMVGGIEFGSSSRIGLNLGGRTYFSSAEDDFVNRLYRRSRAVDPGAVNAPRCQAEGCNADLTHAKHYHRRHKVCEFHSKAATVIAAGLTQRFCQQCSRFHLLTEFDNGKRSCRKRLADHNRRRRKNQQPNQEPSTNKPHHLENPPTSSSANSFARSPADSGAHSMSSVTVAVSPPRISLDYFR from the exons ATGTTGGACTATGAATGGGGGAACCAATCGGCGGCGGTGATGTTTTCCGACGAAACAGGGCATGAATCCGATCAGAACCGCCAGTATTTTGACCCGTACGCGGCGGCGCAAACCGCCTTCAACGACAATCCGGCGGCGTTGGTGGTGGGTTCAAACGCGAATTTCGGGACGGGACACCACCAGTTCCATAACGcgcaggcggcggcggcgcaaGGCAACgcgcatcatcatcatcatcacatgGCGGCGTACTATGATCCACGCGCTTACGGCGGCGCTTCATTTGGAcacgcggcggcggcggctcaTGCGCCGTTGTTGTCTCTGGAGCCGTCAGCTCCCGGCGGCTACATGGTGGTGCCGAAGAGCGAGCCGATGGTTGGGGGGATTGAGTTCGGGAGTAGCAGCCGGATTGGGCTGAATTTGGGCGGCCGGACTTATTTCTCCTCCGCCGAGGACGATTTCGTGAACCGGCTTTACCGCCGGTCCAGAGCCGTGGACCCCGGCGCCGTTAACGCGCCGAGATGCCAAGCCGAAGGCTGCAATGCTGACCTCACCCACGCCAAACACTACCACCGCCGCCACAAGGTGTGTGAGTTTCACTCCAAAGCCGCCACCGTCATCGCCGCCGGGTTGACTCAGCGATTTTGCCAACAATGCAGCAG GTTTCATCTGTTGACGGAGTTTGATAACGGCAAGAGAAGCTGCCGGAAAAGGCTGGCGGATCACAACCGGCGGAGGAGGAAAAACCAGCAGCCAAACCAAGAACCTAGTACCAACAAGCCCCACCATCTTGAAAATCCTCCAACTTCTTCTTCAGCCAATAGCTTTGCAA GGTCTCCGGCGGATTCCGGGGCGCATTCGATGTCGTCGGTAACGGTGGCAGTTTCACCGCCGAGAATTTCACTGGATTATTTCAGGTAA